The Dyadobacter subterraneus genome window below encodes:
- a CDS encoding DUF2256 domain-containing protein, whose translation MKKEHLPKKICVVCGRPFSWRKKWEKVWDEVKYCSDKCRGNKNKVHEIS comes from the coding sequence ATGAAAAAAGAACATTTGCCGAAAAAAATATGTGTCGTTTGCGGCAGGCCTTTTTCCTGGCGGAAAAAGTGGGAAAAAGTTTGGGACGAGGTAAAATATTGCAGTGATAAATGCCGAGGAAATAAAAATAAAGTACATGAAATCAGTTAA
- a CDS encoding flavin reductase family protein: MHLTKEDIQNTERIKRLNIINSITGIKPANLIGTISNDGKTNLAIFSSVIHLGSNPALIGFILRPDREAGQHTFDNIKENGSYTINHIHESFIEQAHYTSAKFTREESEFDKCALTEEFIADHKAPFVKESMLKLGMKIVQTIPIELNGTVLIIGEVEHLIIPDASMDDQGQIDLSQPNDVGISGLNTYYKLEKIAHFPYARPNALPDFPKDV; this comes from the coding sequence ATGCACCTTACAAAAGAAGACATTCAAAATACCGAACGAATCAAACGTTTAAATATCATCAATTCGATTACCGGTATTAAACCTGCGAACTTGATTGGTACAATCTCAAATGATGGAAAAACAAATCTGGCAATTTTCAGCTCTGTCATTCATTTAGGAAGTAATCCGGCGCTTATAGGATTTATTTTAAGACCGGACCGTGAAGCAGGCCAGCATACTTTTGATAACATTAAGGAGAATGGATCTTATACCATTAACCACATTCATGAATCTTTCATCGAGCAGGCACATTACACGTCGGCGAAGTTTACTCGTGAAGAATCCGAGTTTGACAAATGCGCTTTAACCGAGGAATTTATTGCTGATCACAAAGCTCCGTTTGTAAAAGAAAGTATGTTGAAGCTGGGAATGAAAATTGTACAGACGATTCCGATCGAACTTAATGGAACGGTATTAATTATTGGAGAAGTGGAGCACCTGATTATTCCGGATGCTTCGATGGATGATCAGGGACAAATTGATCTGAGTCAGCCGAATGATGTAGGAATTTCCGGGTTGAACACTTATTACAAACTGGAAAAGATTGCACATTTTCCTTATGCCCGTCCCAATGCATTACCAGACTTTCCAAAAGATGTTTAA
- a CDS encoding FAD-binding domain-containing protein: MFETDFEKILHQVENIHPTTYGNTRNYKDGSVTRLSPYISRGVISTKYVFTSLLNRGFNYWEIERLIQELAWRDYWQQIWIEKGNLIDDDFKSSQTNVENHQIPKAIIEAKTGIEVIDKAILDFYETGYLHNHLRLYIASITCNVAKSHWKIPAKWLYYHLLDADWASNALSWQWVAGANSNNKYFANQENINKFFYSDQKDTFLDVGYEELPLSSIPEILQELTTPTLLTSLPEKKSLKIDSQKPTLLYNFYNLDPLWKNDMDANRILLLEPSHFQKYPVSEKSIDFILALGQNIENLQIYTGEFEELMKEYQPENIYFKEHPTNIHYTGTVESRDWMFSVKGYYSSFFKFWKQCKKELSILYNAQ, encoded by the coding sequence ATGTTTGAAACAGATTTTGAAAAAATACTTCATCAGGTTGAAAACATCCATCCTACAACTTATGGCAATACACGTAACTACAAGGACGGGTCAGTTACCCGTTTATCTCCATACATTTCCCGTGGCGTTATTTCAACAAAATACGTTTTTACAAGTTTATTAAATCGTGGTTTTAATTATTGGGAAATTGAACGTCTGATTCAGGAATTGGCGTGGCGGGACTACTGGCAGCAAATCTGGATTGAAAAAGGAAATCTTATCGATGATGATTTTAAATCGTCTCAAACCAATGTCGAAAATCATCAAATTCCAAAAGCCATAATTGAAGCTAAAACCGGGATTGAAGTTATCGATAAAGCAATTTTGGACTTTTATGAAACCGGATATCTGCATAATCATCTACGCTTGTATATCGCAAGTATCACTTGTAACGTCGCCAAAAGTCACTGGAAAATTCCGGCAAAATGGCTGTATTATCATTTGCTCGATGCGGATTGGGCGAGTAATGCGTTAAGCTGGCAATGGGTAGCAGGAGCAAACAGCAATAATAAGTATTTTGCAAATCAGGAGAATATTAACAAGTTTTTCTATTCCGATCAAAAAGATACCTTTCTGGATGTCGGATATGAGGAATTGCCACTTTCCAGTATCCCGGAAATCTTGCAGGAATTGACCACTCCGACTTTGTTGACTTCTCTGCCCGAAAAAAAATCCTTAAAAATAGATTCTCAAAAACCGACGCTGCTTTACAATTTCTATAATCTGGATCCGCTTTGGAAAAATGATATGGATGCAAACCGGATTTTACTACTTGAACCTTCACATTTCCAAAAGTATCCGGTTTCAGAAAAATCCATCGATTTCATTTTAGCACTCGGACAAAACATTGAAAACTTACAGATTTACACTGGTGAGTTTGAAGAGTTAATGAAAGAATACCAGCCAGAGAATATTTATTTCAAAGAACATCCTACAAATATTCATTACACAGGAACTGTGGAAAGTCGCGACTGGATGTTTTCTGTCAAAGGCTATTATTCCTCGTTTTTCAAGTTTTGGAAACAATGTAAAAAAGAACTTTCTATCCTATATAACGCTCAATAA
- the cobC gene encoding alpha-ribazole phosphatase, translating into MEIYLVRHTTPSLSPGLIYGRLDVALEDTFPAEFEIIKTKLPQNTDIIYSSPSTRCTLLAQKINPVFHVDNRLTELDFGDWEGATWDTVNEADLKIWMDDFVNVVVPGGESMQQMSIRVLEFWSGLIQSGHKKAVIVTHGGVIRLILAHLRNIELAKAFDIKVAYGEVVALDIA; encoded by the coding sequence ATGGAAATTTATTTAGTCCGGCATACTACTCCATCCCTATCGCCCGGGCTTATTTATGGTCGGCTGGATGTTGCTTTGGAAGATACTTTTCCAGCTGAATTTGAAATTATCAAAACAAAACTTCCCCAAAATACGGATATCATTTATTCCAGTCCTTCCACACGTTGTACCTTATTGGCACAAAAAATAAATCCCGTTTTTCATGTAGATAACCGCCTGACCGAACTAGATTTTGGCGACTGGGAAGGCGCAACCTGGGATACTGTCAATGAAGCTGATTTAAAAATCTGGATGGATGATTTTGTAAATGTTGTCGTTCCAGGCGGTGAAAGTATGCAGCAAATGTCCATCCGTGTTCTGGAATTCTGGTCAGGATTAATTCAATCTGGTCATAAAAAGGCAGTTATTGTAACGCATGGCGGTGTGATCAGGCTAATTCTTGCGCATTTACGAAACATTGAACTTGCAAAAGCTTTTGACATTAAGGTGGCCTATGGAGAAGTTGTAGCTCTCGATATCGCCTGA
- a CDS encoding adenosylcobinamide-GDP ribazoletransferase: protein MKQELRLFFTALQFYTRLPAPAWVGYNPDDMNKATRYLPLIGWIVGFLSGVFLLLGTYLIDLSTGIILSMISSILLTGAFHEDGFADACDGFGGGWTKEKILEIMKDSRVGTYAVVGLILLLGIKFSLLKALIPFIQNQPALVLLTLISAHALSRFMAVTMIFTHSYVRFTNDSKSKPVAEVGSKSTLFIAGIFAIIPLLLLYFLLNQPVLLMVVTFLYLIKIMLARYFTKWIGGYTGDCLGATQQVCEIGFYIFTAILWKFI from the coding sequence ATGAAGCAGGAATTACGGCTTTTCTTTACCGCACTCCAATTTTATACTCGTCTCCCCGCTCCTGCCTGGGTTGGTTATAATCCGGACGACATGAATAAGGCAACCCGATACCTTCCGCTGATCGGCTGGATTGTGGGATTTCTTTCTGGCGTTTTTTTACTTCTCGGCACCTATCTGATTGATCTTTCAACCGGAATTATTCTTTCCATGATTTCTTCTATTTTGTTAACCGGAGCCTTTCATGAAGATGGATTTGCTGACGCCTGCGACGGTTTTGGCGGTGGCTGGACAAAAGAAAAAATTCTGGAAATCATGAAAGACAGTCGTGTTGGCACCTATGCCGTCGTAGGACTTATTCTTTTGTTGGGAATCAAATTTTCTCTGCTCAAAGCGTTAATTCCATTCATCCAAAATCAACCGGCTTTGGTGTTGTTGACTTTAATAAGTGCACACGCTTTAAGTCGCTTTATGGCTGTGACGATGATTTTTACCCACTCTTATGTACGTTTTACAAACGACAGTAAATCAAAACCGGTAGCAGAAGTTGGAAGTAAAAGCACACTTTTCATCGCCGGCATTTTTGCAATCATACCGCTGCTTCTTCTATATTTTCTTTTGAATCAGCCGGTACTTTTAATGGTAGTTACCTTTCTTTATCTGATCAAAATAATGCTTGCCCGTTATTTCACAAAATGGATTGGCGGCTATACCGGCGATTGTCTGGGTGCTACGCAACAGGTTTGCGAAATCGGTTTTTATATCTTCACTGCTATTTTATGGAAATTTATTTAG
- a CDS encoding carbon-nitrogen hydrolase family protein, producing the protein MVIASANYPITEHATFADWRKHVELWVVDAVNQNAGLLLFPEYGAMELVSIFSRDIRNDIRRQVIELDFLKDKFCNVFSELARKYNVIIVAPSIPVIENERNVNRVFVFSSKGLVGYQDKFFMTRFENEEWGIQSGIKNLTLFEASWGTFGIQICYDVEFSLGSQLLSSMGASLILAPSCTETIRGATRVHIGARARAMENQAYTVVSQTVGNALWSPAVDINYGFAAFYSTPDKEMPEEGIISTLEPQKVGWLIQELVFSKIKTVRDTGQVFNFMDHQHLHIGFKSEKINIIKKSI; encoded by the coding sequence ATGGTCATCGCTTCCGCCAATTATCCAATTACTGAACACGCAACCTTCGCAGATTGGCGTAAACATGTTGAACTTTGGGTTGTTGATGCTGTAAATCAAAACGCCGGACTTTTACTTTTTCCTGAATATGGCGCAATGGAATTGGTTAGTATTTTTTCCCGTGATATCAGAAATGACATACGCCGGCAAGTAATTGAACTTGATTTTTTAAAAGATAAATTTTGCAATGTTTTTTCTGAGTTAGCTAGAAAATATAACGTCATTATTGTCGCGCCGAGCATTCCGGTGATTGAAAATGAAAGAAATGTAAACCGCGTTTTTGTTTTTTCTTCCAAAGGATTAGTCGGTTACCAGGATAAATTCTTCATGACCCGTTTTGAAAATGAAGAATGGGGAATCCAAAGCGGTATAAAAAATCTCACCCTTTTCGAAGCGTCCTGGGGCACTTTTGGTATTCAGATTTGCTATGATGTTGAATTTTCACTCGGGTCACAATTGCTGAGTTCAATGGGTGCTTCATTGATTTTAGCTCCAAGTTGTACTGAAACCATTCGTGGTGCTACACGTGTACACATTGGAGCACGAGCCCGGGCGATGGAAAATCAGGCTTACACTGTTGTTTCTCAAACCGTTGGAAACGCACTTTGGTCGCCGGCTGTGGATATAAATTATGGTTTTGCCGCCTTTTACTCAACACCGGATAAGGAAATGCCGGAAGAAGGAATAATTTCAACTTTGGAACCACAAAAAGTAGGCTGGCTTATTCAGGAGCTCGTTTTTTCAAAAATTAAAACCGTTCGTGATACCGGCCAGGTATTCAATTTCATGGATCATCAGCATCTGCATATTGGTTTTAAAAGTGAAAAAATAAATATTATTAAAAAATCGATATAG
- a CDS encoding GNAT family N-acetyltransferase, whose protein sequence is MSLSFLTKQGHAIESVFDDLAKLRIAVFRDFPYLYEGSLDYEKEYLKTYANSERAFLFAVYDGDKMVGATTCIPLSDETAEVQAPFKDAGLDIDSIFYFGESILLSEYRGLGLGHRFFDEREKHAASFGTYKTTCFCSVERINHPAQPSDYRPNDAFWIKRKYHKVPELKATMEWPDIGETESTPKTMIFWMKESE, encoded by the coding sequence ATGTCTCTTTCCTTTCTAACAAAACAAGGCCACGCCATAGAATCTGTTTTTGATGATCTGGCAAAATTACGGATTGCTGTTTTTCGGGATTTTCCTTATCTGTATGAAGGTTCGCTGGATTATGAGAAGGAATATCTGAAGACGTATGCAAATTCGGAACGGGCATTTTTGTTTGCTGTTTATGATGGCGACAAAATGGTTGGCGCTACCACTTGCATTCCTTTGTCTGATGAAACAGCGGAAGTTCAGGCGCCTTTTAAAGATGCCGGATTAGACATCGACAGTATCTTTTATTTTGGTGAAAGTATCTTGCTTTCTGAATACCGTGGACTAGGCTTAGGGCATCGTTTTTTTGATGAGCGCGAAAAACATGCAGCCAGTTTTGGTACTTATAAAACAACCTGCTTTTGCTCGGTTGAAAGAATAAACCACCCGGCTCAACCATCAGATTATCGCCCGAACGATGCATTTTGGATCAAACGAAAATATCATAAGGTGCCTGAATTAAAAGCTACAATGGAATGGCCGGATATTGGCGAAACGGAATCAACACCGAAAACGATGATATTTTGGATGAAGGAGAGCGAGTAA
- a CDS encoding nuclear transport factor 2 family protein has translation MAALDIVKQYYNAFNEKNFEGMLALLHPEVRHEPNQGEVRVGIEMFTEFMKMMDDSYEETLTDMVFFTEPTDKRVSVEFVVNGIYKKGDEGFPEAHGQKYVLPAAAFLEVTDQKISRVTTYYNLELWIKLVS, from the coding sequence ATGGCCGCATTAGACATCGTAAAGCAATATTATAACGCATTCAACGAAAAAAACTTTGAAGGGATGCTCGCTCTTCTTCACCCGGAAGTTCGTCATGAACCTAACCAGGGAGAAGTAAGAGTAGGAATCGAAATGTTTACGGAGTTCATGAAAATGATGGACGATTCGTATGAAGAAACGCTGACGGACATGGTGTTTTTTACCGAGCCAACCGACAAAAGAGTTTCTGTTGAATTTGTCGTAAATGGAATTTATAAAAAAGGTGACGAAGGTTTCCCGGAGGCACACGGACAAAAATATGTTCTGCCAGCTGCTGCATTTTTGGAAGTTACAGACCAAAAAATCAGCCGGGTGACGACTTATTACAATCTTGAACTTTGGATTAAGCTGGTTTCTTAG
- the cobT gene encoding nicotinate-nucleotide--dimethylbenzimidazole phosphoribosyltransferase: MTLPEQIQHKINNKTKPLGALGKLEEVALQIALIQETLTPDLVKPHIVVFAASHGIANEGVSAYPSEVTFQMVLNFLNGGAAINVFTKQNGIELALVDAGVDYDFEPNEKLIDAKINHSTKSFLSESAMTETECQRAIEKGKEIVKNITKTGCNVIGFGEMGIGNTSSAAVIVSKLLDIPIEDCVGKGTGVNPDQYQNKITILQKAISNHTEVLINPLQILQTFGGFEIAMMCGAFLAAAEKKMILMVDGFIASSAFLCALKLNPAIKDFAIFCHQSEEKGHQLLLESLNVKPLLNLDMRLGEGTGCAVAYPLLKSAVAFLNEMASFESAGVSDK; the protein is encoded by the coding sequence ATGACTTTACCAGAACAGATACAGCATAAGATAAATAATAAGACAAAACCTCTAGGTGCCCTTGGGAAATTGGAAGAAGTGGCTTTGCAGATTGCTTTAATTCAGGAAACTTTGACACCAGATTTAGTAAAACCACATATAGTCGTTTTTGCTGCAAGTCATGGAATAGCCAATGAAGGCGTGAGTGCCTACCCTTCCGAAGTTACTTTTCAAATGGTTTTAAACTTCCTCAACGGCGGTGCTGCGATTAATGTTTTTACCAAACAAAATGGCATTGAATTAGCTTTGGTTGACGCAGGAGTTGACTATGATTTCGAGCCTAATGAAAAACTTATTGACGCAAAAATTAATCACAGTACCAAAAGTTTTCTATCGGAATCTGCCATGACAGAAACAGAATGTCAGCGGGCGATTGAGAAAGGAAAAGAGATTGTGAAAAACATTACAAAAACAGGCTGTAATGTGATCGGTTTTGGGGAAATGGGTATTGGCAATACGTCCTCTGCTGCCGTGATCGTGAGCAAATTACTTGATATTCCGATTGAAGATTGCGTAGGAAAAGGAACCGGAGTTAATCCGGATCAATATCAAAACAAGATTACAATTCTTCAAAAAGCAATTTCAAATCATACAGAAGTTTTAATAAATCCCTTGCAGATTTTACAAACTTTCGGTGGTTTTGAAATTGCAATGATGTGCGGCGCTTTCCTGGCAGCGGCTGAGAAAAAAATGATTTTGATGGTTGACGGCTTTATTGCTTCGTCGGCATTTTTATGCGCCTTAAAATTAAATCCTGCAATAAAAGATTTCGCCATTTTTTGCCATCAGTCAGAAGAAAAAGGCCATCAGCTTTTGCTTGAAAGTCTGAATGTCAAACCTTTGCTGAATCTGGATATGCGTCTGGGTGAAGGGACGGGCTGTGCGGTAGCTTATCCGTTGCTCAAAAGTGCAGTAGCATTTTTAAACGAAATGGCCAGTTTCGAAAGTGCTGGCGTTTCTGATAAATGA
- the cobU gene encoding bifunctional adenosylcobinamide kinase/adenosylcobinamide-phosphate guanylyltransferase, whose amino-acid sequence MIIYITGGARSGKSRFAQEKALQLSKSPVYVATAHIWDDNFAERVQLHKNERGPEWTTYESETNIHKLPIENQVVVIDCVTLWLTNLFVAFDNDIEQSLAVFKEEIDAIAQLSGTFIIISNEIGMGVHAETEIGRKFTDLQGWANQYVAKIADEAIFMVSGLPLNLKR is encoded by the coding sequence ATGATAATCTACATCACCGGAGGGGCACGCAGTGGAAAAAGCCGTTTTGCACAGGAAAAAGCTTTGCAGCTCAGCAAATCTCCGGTATATGTCGCGACGGCACATATCTGGGACGACAATTTTGCCGAACGTGTTCAATTGCATAAAAACGAACGAGGACCTGAATGGACCACCTATGAATCGGAAACAAATATTCACAAACTTCCTATCGAAAATCAGGTTGTCGTTATTGATTGTGTGACGCTCTGGCTGACGAATTTGTTTGTCGCTTTTGATAACGATATCGAACAATCGCTCGCTGTATTTAAAGAAGAAATCGATGCAATCGCGCAGCTTTCCGGCACTTTCATCATCATCTCAAACGAGATAGGCATGGGCGTTCATGCGGAAACGGAGATTGGAAGAAAGTTTACGGATTTGCAGGGCTGGGCAAATCAATATGTGGCTAAAATAGCTGATGAGGCCATCTTCATGGTATCCGGCTTACCGCTAAATTTAAAAAGGTAG
- a CDS encoding cob(I)yrinic acid a,c-diamide adenosyltransferase, giving the protein MKIYTKKGDKGTTGLFGGSRVSKDDVRIECIGTLDEANSTIGLLRVKLGNEHAWQPNLHKIQKDLMDMMSHLARPSDAKKENKNPMPEDGAEFCETWIDTLESEMTSPSDYFLLPGGNEVSALCHMARTQMRRGERRLVSLIKTDTVHEAIPAYINRLSDLFFTLARAEMDKAGVAEEKWQLFLYKRFKAPEEK; this is encoded by the coding sequence ATGAAAATATATACTAAAAAAGGCGATAAAGGCACAACAGGGCTATTCGGCGGAAGTCGTGTTTCAAAGGATGATGTCCGGATTGAATGTATCGGGACTTTGGATGAGGCGAATTCAACGATCGGGTTGCTTCGTGTAAAACTGGGAAATGAACACGCCTGGCAGCCAAATCTTCATAAAATTCAGAAAGATCTGATGGATATGATGTCGCATTTAGCCCGCCCTTCTGATGCCAAAAAAGAGAATAAAAATCCGATGCCCGAAGATGGTGCCGAGTTTTGTGAAACCTGGATTGATACGCTGGAATCGGAAATGACTTCACCTTCGGATTACTTTTTACTTCCGGGTGGAAATGAAGTTTCGGCCTTATGCCATATGGCACGTACACAAATGCGCAGAGGCGAACGACGATTGGTTTCTTTGATCAAAACAGATACTGTTCACGAAGCGATCCCAGCCTACATCAACCGTTTATCTGATTTATTTTTCACGTTGGCAAGAGCTGAAATGGACAAAGCCGGCGTTGCAGAGGAGAAATGGCAGTTGTTTTTATACAAACGTTTTAAAGCACCTGAAGAAAAATGA
- a CDS encoding ABC transporter ATP-binding protein produces the protein MNDTPLLSARNLTIGYKTGKREPRIVSEALNLDLWPGQLVCLLGPNGAGKSTLMRTLSGLQPALSGEIIIDNESLVNLKPVDLAQKLSLVLTERIEAGNLTVRELVALGRTPYTGWLGTLSEIDKKKIDWSMDATDTKRYGERRMNELSDGERQKVMLARALAQDTKLILLDEPTAHLDLPNRVEMMRLLHNLARQTNKAILLSTHELDLALQAADKLWLMHPDGKLVSGVPEDLVLNGSFEAAFIKNGFHFDRNTGTFTIHKEASSTPIYLRGKSNLVFWTKRALQREDFVVSDDPDLLHKIEVMEGEENPVWIFSDGLITKKYLNISELLADLQHIKKIK, from the coding sequence ATGAACGATACGCCGCTACTATCTGCCCGGAACCTGACCATCGGTTATAAAACCGGAAAACGAGAGCCCAGAATCGTTTCAGAAGCTCTGAATCTGGACTTATGGCCGGGGCAACTGGTTTGTTTATTAGGTCCAAATGGCGCGGGAAAGTCAACGCTTATGCGAACACTTTCAGGCTTGCAGCCCGCACTTTCCGGAGAAATTATAATTGATAATGAATCTTTGGTAAATCTGAAACCTGTTGACCTTGCGCAAAAATTAAGTCTGGTTTTAACTGAGCGGATTGAGGCAGGAAATTTGACAGTCAGAGAATTGGTAGCGCTGGGGAGAACGCCTTACACCGGTTGGCTGGGCACACTTTCTGAAATTGATAAGAAAAAAATCGATTGGTCGATGGACGCTACGGATACAAAACGTTATGGCGAGCGACGAATGAACGAATTGAGTGATGGCGAGCGGCAAAAAGTAATGCTGGCCAGAGCATTAGCGCAGGATACCAAACTGATTTTACTGGACGAGCCAACCGCCCATCTTGACCTGCCGAACCGTGTGGAAATGATGCGATTGCTGCATAATCTCGCCCGTCAAACCAATAAGGCAATTTTACTTTCCACACACGAATTGGATTTGGCGCTTCAAGCTGCGGACAAGCTTTGGCTCATGCATCCGGATGGAAAACTCGTTTCTGGCGTACCGGAAGATCTGGTTTTGAACGGAAGTTTTGAAGCGGCTTTTATCAAAAACGGCTTCCACTTCGACCGGAATACCGGCACATTTACAATTCACAAGGAAGCCTCATCCACTCCTATTTATTTACGCGGAAAAAGCAATCTTGTTTTCTGGACAAAACGCGCGCTTCAACGGGAAGATTTTGTAGTAAGTGACGATCCTGATTTGCTGCACAAAATTGAAGTTATGGAAGGTGAAGAAAATCCTGTCTGGATATTTAGTGACGGATTAATCACTAAAAAATATCTGAACATCAGCGAATTGCTCGCTGATTTACAACATATCAAAAAGATAAAATAA
- a CDS encoding FecCD family ABC transporter permease — protein sequence MQISSQSYSNSRRLIIIVLSVLAVLFFLLDIMLGSVSIPFGEVVRIVFLGESDTTAWLFIIEKIRLPKAITAIIVGCGLSVSGLQMQTLFRNPLAGPSELGITAGAGLGVAAVMLTSGSTASIYAIRQLGVSGSWLIVVMASLGAALVLSMVLLIAGRIKDNVILLIVGVMVGTITVSVISIWQYFSQPEELQEYILWTFGSLGGIVQYHLYVLSGVVIVGLLIAFSSSKALNAMLLGENYARSMGLTVGKTRFIIMASTSLLTGSITAFCGPIGFVGIAIPHITRSLLGTSDHRILIPCCCLVGTVLMLICDIISQMPGTQTVLPINVVTSLLGAPVVIWVIVSRNNLRSSFS from the coding sequence ATGCAAATTTCTTCTCAATCTTATTCCAATTCCCGTCGGCTGATCATTATTGTTCTGTCGGTTTTGGCTGTGCTTTTTTTTCTGCTGGATATCATGCTGGGGTCGGTAAGCATTCCGTTTGGTGAAGTGGTGAGAATTGTGTTTTTGGGAGAATCGGACACTACCGCATGGTTATTTATTATTGAAAAAATACGCTTACCAAAAGCGATTACGGCCATCATTGTGGGCTGCGGATTATCCGTCAGCGGACTTCAAATGCAGACTTTATTTCGCAATCCATTAGCTGGCCCGTCCGAACTGGGTATCACGGCCGGAGCCGGGTTAGGCGTTGCAGCCGTAATGCTTACGAGCGGAAGTACCGCAAGTATTTATGCAATCCGGCAATTGGGTGTTTCCGGGAGCTGGCTGATTGTTGTGATGGCATCGCTTGGCGCCGCTTTGGTTTTGTCCATGGTTTTATTGATCGCCGGAAGAATTAAGGATAATGTTATTTTATTGATTGTCGGCGTGATGGTCGGGACGATAACGGTTTCCGTGATCAGTATCTGGCAATATTTCAGTCAGCCGGAAGAGTTGCAGGAATATATTCTATGGACTTTCGGCTCACTTGGCGGCATTGTTCAATATCATTTATACGTACTCTCCGGCGTCGTGATCGTTGGTTTACTCATCGCTTTTTCTTCTTCAAAGGCACTAAATGCCATGTTATTGGGAGAAAATTATGCAAGAAGTATGGGTTTGACGGTTGGAAAAACCCGCTTCATTATCATGGCCAGTACCAGTTTACTTACGGGAAGTATCACCGCTTTTTGCGGCCCGATTGGTTTTGTTGGTATCGCGATTCCACATATCACCCGATCACTTTTAGGCACTTCCGATCACCGTATTTTAATTCCTTGCTGTTGTCTGGTAGGTACTGTTTTGATGCTCATTTGTGATATTATTTCTCAGATGCCGGGAACGCAGACCGTTCTGCCGATTAATGTGGTCACCTCATTATTAGGCGCGCCGGTTGTGATCTGGGTTATTGTCAGTCGCAACAATTTACGTTCTTCTTTCTCATGA